A genomic window from Fusarium verticillioides 7600 chromosome 5, whole genome shotgun sequence includes:
- a CDS encoding ribonucleoprotein-associated protein, with protein sequence MSESAAWPLADQKLEQELLDLVQSSQHARQLKKGANEATKTLNRGVSELVILAADTQPLAILLHLPLLCEDKNVPYVYVSSKMHLGRACGVSRAVIAASITSNDASELAGQIRAMRDKVERLAI encoded by the exons ATGTCTGAGAGTGCTG CCTGGCCCCTTGCCGATCAGAAGCTCGAGcaggagcttctcgatctcgtTCAATCTTCTCAGC ATGCCcgccagctgaagaagggAGCTAACGAAgccaccaagaccctgaaCCGTGGTGTCTCTGAGCTTGTCATCCTCGCTGCTGACACTCAGCCCCTCGCCATTCTCCTCcaccttcctcttctctgcgAGGACAAGAATG TCCCCTATGTTTACGTTAGCAGCAAGATGCACCTCGGCCGTGCGTGTGGTGTCAGCCGTGCTGTCATCGCCGCTAGCATCACCAGCAACGACGCCAGCGAGCTCGCCGGCCAGATCCGAGCCATGCGCGACAAGGTTGAGCGCCTCGCTATCTAA
- a CDS encoding V-type proton ATPase proteolipid subunit — protein MVSELCPVYSPFFGAMGCTCAIVFTCLGASYGTAKSGVGIAAMGVLRPDLIVKNIVPVIMAGIIGIYGLVVSVLISDGLKQDLPLFTSFIQFGAGLSVGLAGLAAGFAIGIVGDAGVRGTAQQPRLFVGMILILIFAEVLGLYGLIVALLMNSKANVDAVC, from the exons ATGGTTAGCGAACTTTG CCCCGTTTACTCG CCCTTCTTTGGTGCTATGGGCTGCACCTGCGCCATTGTTTTCACCTGCCTCGGCGCCTCTTACGGTACCGCCAAGTCGGGTGTTGGTATCGCTGCCATGGGTGTCCTCCGCCCCGACCTGATCGTCAAGA ACATTGTTCCCGTCATTATGGCTGGTATCATTGGTATCTACGGTCTCGTCGTTTCCGTTCTTATCTCCGATGGCTTGAAGCAGGACCTTCCTCTGTTCACCAGTTTCATTCAATTCGGTGCTGGTCTCTCCGTCGGACTTGCTGGTCTCGCTGCCGGCTTCGCCATTGgtattgttggtgatgctggtgttCGAGGAACTGCCCAGCAGCCTCGTCTCTTCGTCGGCATGATTCTTATTCTCATTTTCGCCGAAGTCTTGG GTCTCTATGGTCTCATTGTTGCCCTCCTCATGAACTCCAAGGCCAACGTCGACGCTGTATGCTAA
- a CDS encoding delta24(24(1))-sterol reductase: MSSRYSLRQTPRKKELFEGMVETPIRRSRSNRRQTSQPLSDVETESNSAAETVSRPIRRRTARFTEELDEDTDSDNMGAVNRASNGKTNGHANGLSNGDATNGHATNDHPTSNDASGAAPINSVMEKTEGVPQDPNVVDGWRPGQDPKIDYSGEFEFGGSLGTAAMMLLFPILMWYMWIGATYYDGKFPSRAEGQSWGEFAAHLVNLVYTGAFPRPQVWAWYWSYLIVEGAFYCLLPGVWGYGKPLPHEGGKQLPYYCSAYWSLYTTLACLALLHFSGIWPLYTAIDEFGPLLSVAILSGFLVSFVAYFSALWRGKQHRMTGYPIYDFFMGAELNPRLFGILDFKMFFEVRMPWYILLILSLGAAARQHEQYGYVSGEVWFLVMAHFLYANACAKGEELIITTWDMYYEKWGFMLIFWNLAGVPLSYCHCTIYLANHHPDVYRWNRGILAAMFAGYLFWYWVWDSCNSQKNRFRAMEKGKLVLRKTFPQVPWQTIHNPKTIVTPQGTILVDGWYGLARKIHYTADVWFAVSWGLITGFESPFPWFYPVFFCGMIAHRAARDITRCRRKYGDAWLEYERRVPYLFIPYVI; the protein is encoded by the exons ATGTCTTCAAGATATTCACTACGCCAAACCCCCAG GAAGAAGGAACTCTTCGAGGGCATGGTTGAGACCCCTATTCGTCGCTCACGCTCAAATCGCCGCCAGACTTCCCAACCTCTGTCAGACGTCGAAACCGAGTCAAACTCTGCCGCTGAGACTGTCTCGCGACCTATTCGCCGACGCACCGCTAGGTTCACCGAAGAGCTCGACGAGGACACAGATTCCGACAACATGGGGGCTGTCAACAGAGCCTCTAATGGCAAGACCAACGGCCATGCCAATGGCCTGTCAAATGGTGATGCCACCAATGGCCACGCCACCAACGATCATCCTACATCCAACGATGCTTCTGGTGCTGCACCAATCAATTCAGTCATGGAGAAGACCGAGGGTGTCCCTCAGGACCCCAACGTCGTTGATGGCTGgaggccaggccaggatCCCAAGATTGACTACTCTGGAGAATTCGAGTTTGGTGGTTCTTTGGGCACCGCTGCCATGATGCTACTCTTCCCCATACTCATGTGGTATATGTGGATTGGCGCCACGTACTACGATGGCAAGTTCCCCTCCCGTGCCGAGGGTCAGTCCTGGGGCGAGTTCGCTGCTCACCTCGTCAATCTGGTCTACACCGGTGCATTCCCCCGCCCCCAGGTCTGGGCCTGGTACTGGTCTTATCTCATCGTTGAGGGTGCGTTCTACTGCCTCCTCCCTGGTGTCTGGGGCTATGGcaagcctcttcctcatgaGGGAGGCAAGCAGCTTCCCTACTACTGCAGCGCCTACTGGAGTCTTTACACCACTCTtgcttgccttgccttgctgcATTTCTCTGGCATCTGGCCGCTCTACACTGCCATTGATGAGTTCGGtcctcttctctctgttGCTATCCTCAGTGGATTCCTCGTCAGCTTTGTGGCCTATTTCTCTGCTCTTTGGCGTGGCAAGCAGCACCGCATGACGGGCTACCCCATCTATGACTTTTTCATGGGCGCTGAGTTGAACCCCCGGTTGTTTGGTATTCTCGActtcaagatgttcttcGAGGTTCGCATGCCTTGGTACATCCTGCTCATCCTCAGTCTTGGCGCCGCCGCTCGTCAACATGAGCAGTACGGCTACGTCTCTGGTGAGGTTTGGTTTCTCGTCATGGCTCACTTCCTCTACGCCAACGCCTGTGCCAAGGGagaggagctcatcatcaccacctgGGATATGTACTATGAGAAGTGGGGTTTCAtgctcatcttctggaacCTCGCTGGTGTTCCTCTCTCTTACTGCCACTGCACTATCTATCTAGCTAACCACCACCCTGATGTGTACCGCTGGAACCGCGGTATTCTCGCTGCCATGTTCGCTGGCTACCTCTTCTGGTACTGGGTCTGGGATAGCTGCAACAGTCAGAAGAACCGCTTCCGCGCTATGGAGAAGGGCAAGTTGGTCCTACGCAAAACCTTTCCTCAGGTCCCCTGGCAGACCATCCACAACCCCAAGACTATTGTCACCCCCCAGGGAACTATCCTGGTTGACGGTTGGTATGGCCTTGCCCGCAAGATTCACTACACTGCCGATGTGTGGTTCGCTGTTTCTTGGGGTCTGATTACAGGCTTCGAGAGCCCTTTCCCCTGGTTCTATCCAGTCTTCTTCTGCGGCATGATCGCTCACCGCGCTGCTCGAGACATCACCCGTTGCCGTCGCAAGTACGGTGATGCTTGGCTCGAGTACGAGCGACGTGTACCTTACCTCTTCATTCCC TACGTCATCTAA
- a CDS encoding cysteine desulfurase, with translation MSSNIASCALRSAGRVGLSPASRLTIAPLRGMARAAVVARRTSRRGYVSETKRDNAQVETAIKLDKKAFADIPPPDTPSNASVSPMAEVLKQAAVMEEGQRPIYLDMQATTPVDPRVLDAMMPFYVGVYGNPHSRTHAYGWESEKAVEDAREHVAKLIGADPKEIIFTSGATESNNMSIKGVARFFGRSGKKKHIITTQTEHKCVLDSCRHLQDEGFEVTYLSVQNNGLIRMEDLEAAIRPETALVSIMTVNNEIGVIQPIEQIGKLCRSKKIFFHTDAAQAVGKIPLDVNAMNIDLMSISSHKIYGPKGIGACYVRRRPRVRLDPLITGGGQERGLRSGTLAPSLVAGFGEACRIAKEEMAYDTKRIKYLSDRLLNGLLSMEHTTQNGAAESFYPGCVNVSFAYVEGESLLMALKDIALSSGSACTSASLEPSYVLRALGNSDESAHSSIRFGIGRFTTEAEIDYVLKAVQERVTFLRELSPLWELVQEGIDLNTIQWSQH, from the exons ATGTCTTCCAATATCGCTTCATGCGCCCTGCGCTCGGCAGGCCGAGTTGGCTTGAGCCCAGCCTCTCGCCTTACAATAGCTCCTCTGCGAGGTATGGCTCGCGCAGCTGTCGTGGCGAGGCGCACATCACGACGTGGATATGTGTCTGAGACCAAGAGGGATAATGCCCAGGTTGAAACGgccatcaagctcgacaagaaggccTTTGCTGACATCCCTCCACCTGATACTCCCTCCAATGCTAGCGTTAGTCCAATGGCTG AAGTCCTGAAGCAAGCAGCAGTTATGGAAGAGGGCCAGCGCCCCATCTACCTCGACATGCAGGCTACAACACCCGTCGATCCTCGAGTTCTCGATGCAATGATGCCATTCTATGTCGGCGTCTATGGCAACCCCCATTCGCGGACACATGCTTATGGATGGGAGAGTGAGAAGGCTGTAGAAGATGCACGTGAGCACGTTGCCAAGCTTATCGGTGCTGACCCCAAGgagatcatcttcaccagcGGTGCCACCGAGAGTAATAACATGAGTATTAAAGGTGTCGCTCGCTTCTTTGGTCGATCCGGTAAGAAGAAGCACATCATCACAACACAGACTGAGCACAAGTGCGTGCTCGACAGCTgccgccatctccaagatgagGGCTTCGAGGTCACATATCTCTCTGTTCAGAACAACGGTCTCATCCGAATGGAGGACCTAGAGGCCGCTATCCGACCCGAGACTGCCCTCgtcagcatcatgactgtCAACAACGAGATTGGCGTGATCCAGCCTATTGAGCAAATCGGCAAGCTGTGCCGATCgaagaagatcttcttccatacTGATGCTGCCCAAGCCGTGGGCAAGATTCCTCTCGATGTCAACGCCATGAACATAGACTTGATGTCAATTTCCTCACATAAAATCTATGGCCCCAAGGGCATTGGTGCCTGTTATGTCCGAAGGCGACCTAGGGTCAGACTGGACCCTCTTATTACCGGCGGTGGTCAGGAGCGAGGTCTCCGAAGTGGAACTCTCGCTCCCTCCCTCGTTGCCGGCTTTGGCGAGGCTTGtcgcatcgccaaggaggagatggct TACGATACCAAGCGTATTAAGTATCTCTCAGATCGCCTGCTCAACGGCCTCTTGTCTATGGAGCATACAACACAGAACGGCGCTGCCGAGTCCTTCTACCCCGGTTGCGTCAACGTCTCCTTTGCTTATGTTGAGGGAGAGTCTCTCCTGATGGCTCTTAAGGATATTGCTCTGTCTTCGGGCAGTGCTTGTACCTCGGCCTCACTGGAGCCTAGCTACGTTCTGCGCGCGCTTGGCAACAGTGACGAGAGCGCTCACAGCAGTATCCGATTCGGTATTGGCCGCTTTACCACTGAAGCTGAGATTGACTATGTTCTCAAGGCGGTGCAGGAGCGTGTCACCTTCCTCCGAGAACTGAGCCCTCTGTGGGAGCTCGTCCAGGAGGGTATCGATTTGAACACCATTCAGTGGAGCCAGCACTAA